A single genomic interval of Theropithecus gelada isolate Dixy chromosome 16, Tgel_1.0, whole genome shotgun sequence harbors:
- the LOC112609927 gene encoding C-C motif chemokine 4 isoform X1, translating to MKLCVTVLSLLVLVAAFCSPALSAPTNSSGWKLQGVWFQCCPRKDPMHQSCPHGPWSGRGRCRPQEGIKPDDLKGLMGFSSVRSLFYRFQTKRGKQVCADPSETWVQEYVNDLELN from the exons ATGAAGCTGTGCGTGACTGTCCTGTCTCTCCTCGTGCTAGTAGCTGCCTTCTGCTCTCCAGCACTCTCAGCACCAA CTAACTCCAGTGGGTGGAAGTTACAGGGAGTCTGGTTCCAGTGCTGCCCCAGGAAGGATCCCATGCACCAGAGCTGCCCACATGGACCATGGTCAGGCAGAGGAAGATGCCGACCACAGGAAGGGATAAAGCCAGATGACCTCAAAGGTCTCATGGGATTCTCATCTGTCCGTTCCTTGTTCTACAGATTCCAGACCAAAAGAGGCAAGCAAGTCTGCGCTGACCCCAGTGAGACCTGGGTCCAGGAGTATGTTAATGACCTGGAACTGAACTGA
- the LOC112609927 gene encoding C-C motif chemokine 4 isoform X3 — MKLCVTVLSLLVLVAAFCSPALSAPMGSDPPTSCCFSYTVRKLPRNFVVDYYETSSLCSQPAVVFQTKRGKQVCADPSETWVQEYVNDLELN; from the exons ATGAAGCTGTGCGTGACTGTCCTGTCTCTCCTCGTGCTAGTAGCTGCCTTCTGCTCTCCAGCACTCTCAGCACCAA TGGGCTCAGACCCTCCCACCTCCTGCTGCTTTTCTTACACCGTGAGGAAGCTTCCTCGCAACTTTGTGGTAGATTACTACGAGACCAGCAGCCTCTGCTCCCAGCCAGCTGTGGT ATTCCAGACCAAAAGAGGCAAGCAAGTCTGCGCTGACCCCAGTGAGACCTGGGTCCAGGAGTATGTTAATGACCTGGAACTGAACTGA
- the LOC112609927 gene encoding C-C motif chemokine 4 isoform X4 yields the protein MKLCVTVLSLLVLVAAFCSPALSAPMGSDPPTSCCFSYTVRKLPRNFVVDYYETSSLCSQPAVVGKQVCADPSETWVQEYVNDLELN from the exons ATGAAGCTGTGCGTGACTGTCCTGTCTCTCCTCGTGCTAGTAGCTGCCTTCTGCTCTCCAGCACTCTCAGCACCAA TGGGCTCAGACCCTCCCACCTCCTGCTGCTTTTCTTACACCGTGAGGAAGCTTCCTCGCAACTTTGTGGTAGATTACTACGAGACCAGCAGCCTCTGCTCCCAGCCAGCTGTGGT AGGCAAGCAAGTCTGCGCTGACCCCAGTGAGACCTGGGTCCAGGAGTATGTTAATGACCTGGAACTGAACTGA
- the LOC112609927 gene encoding C-C motif chemokine 4 isoform X5 produces MKLCVTVLSLLVLVAAFCSPALSAPMGSDPPTSCCFSYTVRKLPRNFVVDYYETSSLCSQPAVVAAHMDHGQAEEDADHRKG; encoded by the exons ATGAAGCTGTGCGTGACTGTCCTGTCTCTCCTCGTGCTAGTAGCTGCCTTCTGCTCTCCAGCACTCTCAGCACCAA TGGGCTCAGACCCTCCCACCTCCTGCTGCTTTTCTTACACCGTGAGGAAGCTTCCTCGCAACTTTGTGGTAGATTACTACGAGACCAGCAGCCTCTGCTCCCAGCCAGCTGTGGT AGCTGCCCACATGGACCATGGTCAGGCAGAGGAAGATGCCGACCACAGGAAGGGATAA
- the LOC112609927 gene encoding C-C motif chemokine 4 isoform X2 — MKLCVTVLSLLVLVAAFCSPALSAPMGSDPPTSCCFSYTVRKLPRNFVVDYYETSSLCSQPAVVYRESGSSAAPGRIPCTRAAHMDHGQAEEDADHRKG; from the exons ATGAAGCTGTGCGTGACTGTCCTGTCTCTCCTCGTGCTAGTAGCTGCCTTCTGCTCTCCAGCACTCTCAGCACCAA TGGGCTCAGACCCTCCCACCTCCTGCTGCTTTTCTTACACCGTGAGGAAGCTTCCTCGCAACTTTGTGGTAGATTACTACGAGACCAGCAGCCTCTGCTCCCAGCCAGCTGTGGT TTACAGGGAGTCTGGTTCCAGTGCTGCCCCAGGAAGGATCCCATGCACCAGAGCTGCCCACATGGACCATGGTCAGGCAGAGGAAGATGCCGACCACAGGAAGGGATAA
- the LOC112609927 gene encoding C-C motif chemokine 4 isoform X6: MKLCVTVLSLLVLVAAFCSPALSAPMGSDPPTSCCFSYTVRKLPRNFVVDYYETSSLCSQPAVV; the protein is encoded by the exons ATGAAGCTGTGCGTGACTGTCCTGTCTCTCCTCGTGCTAGTAGCTGCCTTCTGCTCTCCAGCACTCTCAGCACCAA TGGGCTCAGACCCTCCCACCTCCTGCTGCTTTTCTTACACCGTGAGGAAGCTTCCTCGCAACTTTGTGGTAGATTACTACGAGACCAGCAGCCTCTGCTCCCAGCCAGCTGTGGT CTAA